From one Dermacentor andersoni chromosome 1, qqDerAnde1_hic_scaffold, whole genome shotgun sequence genomic stretch:
- the LOC126547617 gene encoding suppressor APC domain-containing protein 2, translated as MTSSTQRHIKPSLDDLPKRFVVAMKTLFDIMDDQKAGHINLKDIEARWASGRDDSASSVVPNGVIESLQKVTPPNGQLTFERFCAGLKICLLRHRVSNHRQPVQQGVLQRHRSVMPPAPPQPLGQVAEPRGRPSSVPLPDRVERSNGQGNGLSKPSAKVYGGSDRSLNRLSAVRPPSNTATVRPNVVATQQRSVSVPHLQNTTGAEQPRMSSDPRRAPTNVRELPSKLRGYRSDNRLHHGPQQASAEPSGILRFSRVRSKTPDPSSELAKSQPPQAHRRNPDAQKENKNPEQGTDDNASSSKTKSVLPAAPAHPAAPERKFPKKKEPRRHTLGHGIEYNMLRRMKQLEHEKDALQQGLHAIERAREWYQQRISAVQEKMQQAGKCHATPEYSMDAQDERLRFQLARILDANQHLNALIDSSDKGFPTHMNLAVQPPPYDVHQNSIVQRLKEQNHLLTEEVSQKSEVIAQLEREKATLIRELFQARSQHRAVVDETTLM; from the exons ATGACAAGTTCGACTCAGCGACACATCAAACCATCCTTGGACGACTTACCTAAACGCTTTGTGGTGGCCATGAAGACCTTATTCGATATTATGGACGATCAGAAGGCTGGTCACATCAATCTCAAGGATATAGAGGCACGGTGGGCAAGTGGTCGCGACGACAGTGCATCTTCGGTTGTTCCTAACGGCGTAATCGAGTCCCTGCAGAAGGTCACTCCGCCGAATGGTCAGCTGACGTTCGAGCGCTTTTGTGCTGGGCTAAAAATCTGCTTGCTCCGTCATCGGGTGTCGAACCACCGCCAGCCTGTCCAGCAGGGCGTTCTGCAAAGACATCGCAGCGTCATGCCGCCCGCACCGCCGCAGCCTCTAGGTCAGGTCGCCGAACCTAGAGGACGGCCTTCGTCCGTGCCGCTCCCTGACCGTGTCGAAAGGTCAAACGGGCAAGGAAATGGCCTTTCAAAGCCTTCGGCCAAGGTTTACGGTGGCTCGGACCGGTCCCTTAATAGGTTGTCGGCAGTTCGGCCGCCTTCGAACACGGCGACGGTACGGCCCAATGTTGTGGCCACGCAGCAGAGATCCGTAAGTGTGCCGCACCTCCAAAACACGACGGGCGCCGAGCAGCCCAGGATGTCTAGCGATCCGCGTCGGGCCCCCACGAATGTTCGGGAGTTGCCGAGCAAGCTAAGGGGTTATCGCAGTGACAACAGGCTGCACCATGGACCCCAGCAAGCTTCGGCGGAGCCATCGGGGATATTGAGATTCAGCCGGGTGCGCAGCAAAACTCCCGATCCGAGTTCGGAGCTGGCGAAGAGTCAGCCACCGCAGGCCCACAGGCGCAATCCGGATGCACAAAAAGAGAACAAAAACCCTGAGCAGGGCACTGACGACAACGCGA GCTCAAGCAAAACGAAAAGTGTTCTGCCAGCTGCACCAGCTCACCCAGCAGCACCAGAGCGCAAGTTTCCGAAGAAGAAAGAACCGCGTAGGCACACACTGGGTCATGGCATAGAGTATAACATG CTGCGGCGTATGAAGCAACTAGAGCATGAAAAGGATGCACTCCAGCAAGGTCTTCACGCCATAGAGCGAGCTAGAGAGTGGTACCAGCAGCGCATCAGTGCTGTTCAGGAAAAAATGCAGCAAGCTGGAAAGTGCCATGCAACACCA GAGTATTCCATGGATGCCCAAGATGAAAGACTGAGATTCCAACTGGCAAGAATCTTGGATGCTAACCAACACCTTAATGCATTGATTGACAGTTCAGACAAG ggctTCCCAACGCACATGAACTTGGCTGTCCAGCCACCACCCTATGATGTTCATCAAAACTCCATAGTTCAGCGGCTGAAAGAGCAAAACCATCTCTTAACTGAG GAAGTGAGCCAAAAAAGTGAGGTGATTGCACAGCTGGAAAGAGAGAAAGCAACGCTGATACGGGAGCTGTTCCAGGCTCGATCGCAGCACAGGGCTGTTGTTGATGAGACGACCCTCATGTGA